From Variovorax sp. PMC12, the proteins below share one genomic window:
- a CDS encoding LacI family DNA-binding transcriptional regulator yields the protein MADVAARVGVSKMTVSRALNRSVGSDRVTSQALRERILQACEEMGYVIDQTARTFSSKRSGFVAALIPSLNNSNFSETVQGIAAAVESRGLQLLLGYTDYRVETEERLLRAMLARRPEGVILTGGSHTPAARAMLQAAGVPVIETWDLPATPIGHTVGFSNAEAAAAMVRHLHGKGYRRIAFIGGTSNRDTRGADRQRGYAQAIRELGLPDGRVISFGQPPISMAQGGEAIAQLVRQWPDVDAVLCVSDLSAFGALMECQRRGWDVPGRIAIAGFGDFEVARACHPRITTVAVDCMGIGTAAGELLLRVIDGTRDGHRPPAETVLIPFRVEQRESS from the coding sequence ATGGCCGACGTGGCCGCACGCGTCGGCGTGTCGAAGATGACGGTCTCGCGCGCGCTCAACCGCAGCGTGGGCAGCGACCGCGTCACCTCGCAGGCGCTGCGCGAGCGCATCCTGCAGGCCTGCGAAGAGATGGGCTACGTGATCGACCAGACCGCGCGCACTTTCTCGAGCAAGCGCTCGGGTTTCGTCGCGGCGCTGATCCCGTCGCTCAACAACTCCAACTTCTCTGAGACGGTGCAGGGTATTGCCGCGGCGGTGGAATCGCGCGGGCTGCAACTGCTGCTGGGCTACACCGACTACCGCGTGGAGACCGAAGAGCGCCTGCTGCGCGCCATGCTCGCGCGCCGGCCCGAGGGCGTGATCCTCACCGGCGGCTCCCACACGCCCGCCGCGCGCGCCATGCTGCAGGCCGCCGGCGTGCCGGTCATCGAGACCTGGGACCTGCCCGCCACGCCCATCGGGCACACGGTCGGCTTCTCGAACGCCGAAGCCGCCGCGGCCATGGTGCGGCACCTGCACGGCAAGGGCTACCGGCGCATCGCGTTCATCGGCGGCACCTCGAACCGCGACACGCGCGGCGCCGACCGGCAGCGCGGCTATGCGCAGGCGATCCGCGAACTGGGGCTGCCCGACGGGCGCGTGATCAGCTTCGGCCAGCCGCCGATCTCGATGGCGCAAGGCGGCGAGGCCATCGCGCAGCTCGTGCGCCAGTGGCCCGACGTGGATGCGGTGCTCTGCGTGTCCGACCTCTCGGCCTTCGGCGCGCTGATGGAATGCCAGCGCCGGGGCTGGGACGTGCCCGGGCGCATCGCGATCGCAGGCTTCGGCGACTTCGAAGTCGCGCGCGCCTGCCATCCGCGCATCACCACCGTGGCGGTGGATTGCATGGGCATCGGCACGGCGGCGGGCGAGCTGCTGCTGCGGGTGATCGACGG
- a CDS encoding LysR family transcriptional regulator: MNLRQIEVFRAVMLAGSVTDAARSLHVSQPGISRMLSHIELQLGLRLFERRKGKLQATPEAQALFAEVEQVYRGVARIEDCAQALKCGKMLTLRVLCSPSTGLDMVPRALTALGREFPAARFYVEVLLARDMVKRLAAHEADVAISTLAIDDPLLNARPIGQWTLAGVFPKGHPLEARRTLKPADILGERMIAFSPDTPQGRIIADWCLQHGCQPDAQTEVRAGQTACALAAAGAGVAIVDDLTARGCMTDRLSFRPIGKAPSFDVFAVTNDNFAASLLAGRFITHAEAALRQLKKERA; the protein is encoded by the coding sequence ATGAACCTCCGACAGATCGAAGTCTTCCGCGCCGTCATGCTGGCCGGCTCCGTCACCGATGCGGCGCGCTCGCTGCACGTGTCGCAGCCGGGCATCAGCCGCATGCTGTCTCACATCGAGCTGCAGCTGGGGCTGCGCCTGTTCGAGCGCCGCAAGGGCAAGCTGCAGGCCACGCCCGAGGCGCAGGCGCTGTTCGCGGAGGTCGAGCAGGTGTATCGCGGCGTTGCGCGCATCGAGGACTGCGCGCAGGCGCTCAAGTGCGGCAAGATGCTCACGCTGCGCGTGCTGTGCAGCCCGAGCACCGGGCTCGACATGGTGCCGCGCGCGCTCACTGCGCTGGGCCGCGAGTTCCCCGCCGCCCGTTTCTACGTCGAAGTGCTGCTGGCCCGCGACATGGTCAAGCGGCTGGCCGCGCACGAGGCCGACGTGGCGATCTCCACCCTGGCCATCGACGACCCGCTGCTCAACGCGCGGCCCATCGGCCAATGGACGCTGGCCGGCGTGTTTCCCAAGGGCCACCCGCTGGAGGCGCGGCGCACGCTGAAGCCGGCCGACATCCTGGGCGAACGCATGATCGCGTTCAGCCCCGACACCCCGCAGGGCCGCATCATTGCCGACTGGTGCCTGCAGCACGGCTGCCAGCCCGATGCGCAGACCGAGGTGCGCGCCGGCCAGACCGCCTGCGCGCTGGCGGCGGCGGGCGCGGGCGTGGCCATCGTCGACGACCTCACCGCGCGCGGCTGCATGACCGACCGGCTGAGCTTTCGGCCGATCGGGAAGGCGCCGTCGTTCGACGTGTTCGCCGTCACCAACGACAACTTCGCGGCCTCGCTGCTGGCCGGGCGCTTCATCACGCATGCCGAAGCGGCCCTGCGGCAGCTGAAGAAAGAGCGGGCCTGA
- a CDS encoding Bug family tripartite tricarboxylate transporter substrate binding protein — MVHRPISGPGARAPGVTRRSVLSAVALGAAGTLAAGPWRGAGAAEAWPTKPVRIIVPFAPGGGADGSARVLAEVLAPQLGQAVIVENKPGAGSTIGVAAALQSRDGHTLLMGSNSMVINPALNPKLTYDVARDFDAIGMVSQQPLVLVVPAESKAMTVAELVAQAKAQPGKLSAGNSGTGTLAHLTAELFAQETGTSLVSVPYKGESALMPDLISGLVSMGFLNLPSVIVHIRSGRLRALAVSSAQPVAELQNVPTFRSLKLQSLEVEGWATLVAPRGSIPPEGLARLEKLLAAALQSDAVKKRFTALSLEPFTSGREATARYLKAEGSRWGEVVKSRGIQLEN, encoded by the coding sequence ATGGTTCACCGTCCAATCTCGGGCCCGGGTGCGCGGGCACCCGGCGTCACACGCAGAAGCGTTCTCTCGGCCGTGGCGCTCGGCGCCGCGGGCACCCTGGCCGCCGGCCCCTGGCGTGGCGCCGGTGCCGCCGAGGCATGGCCCACCAAGCCGGTGCGCATCATCGTGCCCTTCGCGCCGGGCGGCGGCGCCGATGGCTCGGCGCGAGTGCTGGCCGAGGTGCTCGCGCCGCAGCTGGGGCAGGCGGTGATCGTGGAGAACAAGCCGGGCGCCGGGAGCACCATCGGCGTGGCGGCGGCCCTGCAGAGCCGCGACGGCCACACGCTGCTCATGGGCAGCAACAGCATGGTGATCAACCCGGCGCTGAACCCGAAGCTCACCTATGACGTGGCGCGCGACTTCGACGCCATCGGCATGGTCTCGCAGCAGCCGCTGGTGCTGGTGGTGCCGGCCGAGTCGAAGGCGATGACGGTGGCCGAGCTCGTGGCGCAGGCCAAGGCGCAGCCCGGCAAGCTCAGCGCGGGCAACAGCGGCACCGGCACGCTGGCCCACCTGACGGCCGAGCTCTTCGCGCAGGAGACCGGCACCTCGCTGGTCAGCGTGCCCTACAAGGGCGAGAGCGCGCTCATGCCCGACCTGATCTCCGGGCTGGTGTCGATGGGCTTCCTCAACCTGCCGAGCGTGATCGTGCACATCCGCTCGGGCCGGCTGCGCGCCCTGGCCGTGTCTTCGGCACAGCCGGTGGCCGAACTGCAGAACGTGCCCACCTTCCGCAGCCTGAAGCTGCAGAGCCTGGAAGTAGAGGGCTGGGCCACGCTGGTCGCGCCCAGGGGCTCTATTCCGCCCGAAGGGCTGGCCCGGCTCGAGAAGCTGCTGGCGGCGGCCCTGCAGTCCGACGCGGTGAAGAAGCGCTTTACGGCGCTGAGCCTCGAACCGTTCACCAGCGGTCGCGAGGCCACGGCCAGATACCTGAAGGCCGAAGGCAGCCGCTGGGGCGAAGTGGTGAAGAGCCGCGGCATCCAGCTGGAAAACTGA
- a CDS encoding FAD-dependent oxidoreductase produces the protein MNDSTIQGQASSRTVEADVVVCGGGVAGTMAAVAAARQGASVVLVERYGFLGGNATAGAVAQFNSWQTGNGRKVVAGLAQEVVDRLRRYDGARAHETFVMSTGHRMDRVEYAPEVLKLVLDDMVAEAGVRPLLHASLLDVACEGRRIERVSVLTKGGVLHLRAGVLVDASGDMDVLKRAGARFLELGNGEALQPATMMFRFGPIDFARFGALSKAELAELAARGFAQGRLARAALHSSRDPYSDDGWFNISRLGIDATDPMALGAAEIEGRRQAWKAAGFLADAVPGCEHGRLRAFGTQVGVRETRRMEGDHVLTAAELLEPVQFGDAIAAGAYPIDIHPATGGALHYVPMDADHAYQIPYRSLVPSALDNALGVGRGISASHEALAAIRVMTISMAVGQAAGIAAAMAARAAEGGMGAQVRKVPVPALREALLRGGAVLG, from the coding sequence ATGAACGACAGCACGATTCAGGGGCAGGCAAGCAGCCGCACGGTCGAGGCCGACGTGGTGGTGTGCGGCGGCGGTGTCGCCGGCACGATGGCGGCCGTGGCGGCGGCGAGGCAGGGCGCGTCGGTCGTGCTGGTGGAGCGCTACGGGTTCCTCGGCGGCAATGCGACGGCCGGCGCGGTGGCGCAGTTCAACAGCTGGCAGACCGGCAACGGCCGCAAGGTGGTGGCCGGCCTGGCGCAGGAGGTGGTCGATCGGCTGCGCCGCTACGACGGAGCCCGCGCGCACGAGACCTTCGTGATGTCCACCGGGCACCGCATGGACCGCGTCGAATACGCGCCCGAAGTGCTGAAGCTGGTGCTGGACGACATGGTGGCCGAGGCCGGCGTGCGGCCCCTGCTGCATGCCAGCCTGCTCGACGTGGCCTGCGAGGGCCGCCGCATCGAGCGGGTGAGCGTGCTGACCAAGGGCGGTGTGCTGCACCTGCGAGCGGGCGTGCTGGTCGACGCGTCGGGCGACATGGATGTGCTGAAGCGGGCGGGCGCGCGTTTCCTTGAACTCGGCAACGGCGAGGCGCTGCAGCCGGCGACGATGATGTTCCGCTTCGGGCCGATCGACTTCGCGCGCTTCGGTGCGCTGTCGAAGGCCGAGCTTGCCGAACTGGCGGCGCGCGGCTTCGCGCAGGGCCGGCTGGCGCGCGCGGCGCTGCATTCGAGCCGCGATCCCTATTCGGACGACGGCTGGTTCAACATCAGCCGCCTGGGCATCGACGCCACCGACCCGATGGCGCTGGGCGCCGCCGAGATCGAAGGGCGGCGCCAGGCGTGGAAGGCGGCGGGCTTCCTCGCGGATGCGGTGCCCGGCTGCGAGCACGGGCGGCTGCGGGCCTTCGGCACGCAGGTCGGCGTGCGCGAGACGCGGCGGATGGAGGGCGACCATGTGCTGACGGCGGCCGAACTGCTGGAGCCGGTGCAGTTTGGCGATGCGATTGCAGCGGGGGCATACCCGATCGACATCCACCCGGCAACGGGCGGTGCGCTGCACTATGTGCCGATGGACGCAGACCACGCGTATCAGATTCCGTACCGCAGCCTGGTGCCGAGCGCGCTCGACAACGCGCTGGGCGTGGGCCGCGGCATTTCGGCGAGCCACGAGGCGCTGGCGGCGATCCGGGTGATGACGATCTCGATGGCGGTCGGGCAGGCCGCCGGCATTGCCGCGGCCATGGCCGCCAGGGCGGCGGAGGGCGGCATGGGAGCGCAGGTGCGCAAGGTGCCGGTGCCCGCGCTGCGCGAGGCGCTGCTGCGCGGCGGCGCCGTGCTCGGCTAG
- a CDS encoding phage holin family protein yields the protein MFNNLAPFLIHWAITAISLWVASHLFRGIKFESTGALVVSALLLGLANAVVKPLLIVLTLPLTLVTLGLFLLVINALMILLVAALVKGFRVSGFWTALFASIFISILSVVIGSFVTSDDPAEKVQMPQSGNWL from the coding sequence ATGTTTAACAACCTGGCCCCTTTTCTCATCCACTGGGCCATCACGGCCATCTCGCTCTGGGTGGCGAGCCATCTGTTTCGGGGAATCAAGTTCGAGAGCACCGGCGCGCTGGTGGTCTCGGCCCTGCTGCTGGGCCTGGCCAATGCCGTCGTCAAGCCGCTGCTGATCGTGCTCACGCTGCCGCTGACGCTCGTGACGCTCGGCCTGTTCCTGCTGGTCATCAACGCGCTGATGATCCTGCTGGTGGCCGCGCTGGTGAAGGGCTTCCGCGTGTCCGGCTTCTGGACCGCGCTGTTCGCGAGCATCTTCATCTCGATCCTGAGCGTCGTCATCGGCTCGTTCGTGACGAGCGACGACCCGGCCGAGAAGGTGCAGATGCCGCAGAGCGGCAACTGGCTCTGA
- the shkS gene encoding surface-behavior sensor histidine kinase ShkS produces the protein MANASIASLTPAPASADEAESWVRGELIRSLMRSARGSYLVSAALMPAMVGLNWAYIPRWELITWLVAGLIATACRAWGAQVYAVRYAGRSAAAQLQFTERYGFVWSTSAVVWGFSVLLFFERTPQANQFMSWLIVAGVGTFPLNGLALHPPLLKRYVNTLFITMLGAVLIRLSGIMLHHPQFQYSYLMPVLPILHWFLLLRAGRHIYETARNSLELLFHNHILIKSLTQQRQAAVSAVAMKNRFLASAAHDMRQPVLALSLYADWLRNEPELVLELAPKIVRATHAVNALFDSMFDLARIDSGQVRLHVERVDVPELLHDLELQYRPVAESRGLDFRVHVCEGSFLTDPIRVRRMIGNLLANAIKYTTEGGVLLAARQTRDGLRVEVWDTGIGIAPEHLRDVFLEFYKVADHAGTSDGFGLGLAIVARLSHVLGHPVSVRSRLGSGSVFRVALHDADEAVAQARVTASGG, from the coding sequence ATGGCCAATGCCTCGATCGCGAGCTTGACACCCGCCCCGGCTTCGGCCGACGAGGCCGAATCATGGGTGCGCGGCGAGCTCATCCGCAGCCTGATGCGCTCGGCGCGCGGCTCCTATCTCGTCTCGGCCGCGCTGATGCCGGCCATGGTCGGCCTCAACTGGGCCTACATACCTCGCTGGGAACTGATCACCTGGCTGGTGGCCGGCCTCATCGCCACGGCCTGCCGCGCCTGGGGCGCGCAGGTGTATGCGGTGCGCTATGCGGGGCGCAGTGCCGCGGCACAGCTGCAGTTCACCGAGCGCTACGGCTTCGTCTGGAGCACCAGCGCGGTGGTGTGGGGCTTTTCGGTGCTGCTGTTCTTCGAGCGCACGCCGCAGGCCAACCAGTTCATGAGCTGGCTCATCGTGGCCGGGGTGGGCACCTTCCCGCTGAACGGGCTGGCGCTGCACCCCCCGCTGCTCAAGCGCTACGTCAACACGCTGTTCATCACGATGCTGGGCGCGGTGCTGATCCGGCTGTCGGGGATCATGCTGCATCACCCCCAGTTCCAGTACAGCTACCTGATGCCGGTCCTGCCGATCCTGCACTGGTTCCTGCTGCTGCGGGCCGGGCGGCACATCTACGAGACGGCGCGCAACAGCCTGGAGCTGCTGTTCCACAACCACATCCTGATCAAGTCGCTCACGCAGCAGCGGCAGGCGGCGGTGTCGGCCGTGGCCATGAAGAACCGCTTCCTGGCCAGCGCCGCGCACGACATGCGCCAGCCGGTGCTGGCGCTCTCGCTGTACGCCGACTGGCTGCGCAACGAGCCCGAACTGGTGCTGGAACTCGCCCCGAAGATCGTGCGCGCCACGCACGCGGTGAACGCGCTGTTCGACTCGATGTTCGACTTGGCCCGCATCGACTCGGGCCAGGTGCGCCTGCACGTCGAGCGCGTCGACGTGCCCGAGCTGCTGCACGACCTGGAGCTGCAATACCGCCCCGTGGCCGAGAGCCGCGGGCTGGACTTCCGGGTGCACGTGTGCGAAGGCTCGTTCCTGACCGACCCGATCCGCGTGCGCCGCATGATCGGCAACCTGCTGGCCAACGCCATCAAGTACACGACCGAAGGCGGCGTGCTGCTGGCGGCGCGGCAGACGCGCGACGGCCTGCGCGTGGAAGTGTGGGACACCGGCATCGGCATCGCGCCCGAGCATCTGCGCGACGTGTTCCTGGAGTTCTACAAGGTGGCCGACCATGCCGGCACCTCCGACGGCTTCGGCCTCGGCCTGGCCATCGTTGCGCGGCTGTCGCACGTGCTGGGCCACCCGGTGAGCGTGCGGTCGCGGCTGGGCAGCGGCAGCGTGTTCCGCGTGGCGCTGCATGACGCGGACGAGGCAGTGGCGCAGGCGCGGGTGACGGCTTCCGGCGGCTGA
- a CDS encoding LuxR C-terminal-related transcriptional regulator, which yields MSIYVIDDHPLMRDAIVMVLRRLRPAENIVELERLDKLAGSVQQRGAPTLFCLDLKLPDTNGVSGVIAVKQVYPNVPIAVYSAAPAADMEDACIEAGADTYIEKSASSNELAAALRGLLMAGSEDEADEPPAANSGKLSKRQTQLIAMLDKGMSNRDIATDLEISEHTVKVHLWRLFRRLGVKSRTQALHYARTNGLLSG from the coding sequence ATGAGCATTTATGTCATCGACGACCACCCCCTGATGCGCGACGCGATCGTGATGGTCTTGCGGCGCTTGCGACCGGCCGAGAACATCGTCGAGCTCGAGCGCCTCGACAAGCTCGCGGGATCCGTCCAGCAGCGCGGCGCTCCCACCCTCTTCTGCCTTGACCTGAAGCTCCCGGACACCAATGGCGTGTCGGGCGTGATCGCGGTCAAGCAGGTCTATCCCAACGTGCCGATCGCCGTGTATTCGGCGGCACCGGCGGCCGACATGGAAGACGCCTGCATCGAGGCGGGTGCCGACACCTACATCGAGAAGTCGGCCAGCTCCAACGAGCTGGCGGCCGCCCTGCGCGGCCTGCTGATGGCGGGTTCGGAAGACGAAGCCGACGAGCCGCCGGCCGCCAACAGCGGCAAGCTGTCGAAGCGCCAGACGCAGCTGATCGCCATGCTCGACAAGGGCATGAGCAACCGCGACATCGCTACGGACCTCGAAATCAGCGAGCACACGGTGAAGGTTCACCTGTGGCGGCTGTTCCGCCGGCTGGGGGTGAAGAGCCGGACGCAGGCCTTGCATTACGCGCGTACGAACGGATTGCTTTCAGGCTGA
- a CDS encoding tryptophan--tRNA ligase translates to MSPSSKAPLRVLTGITPSGTPHLGNYVGSIRHSVRQSVAPGVQSFFFLADYHALIKVQEPAKIQRSTLEIAASWLACGLDPEHVTFYRQSDIPEIPELTWFLTCVTGKGVLNRAHAYKAQIDKNTAKGEDPDADVTAGLFMYPVLMGADILMFNAHKVPVGRDQVQHIEMARDMAQRFNHLYGEHFTLPDAEIDDAVATLPGLDGRKMSKSYNNTIPLFAPRAYLRKQITSIVTDSRAPGEPKDTEGSALFQIYQAFADADETEMLRKAYADGIGWGDAKQLLFERIDLEVAPLRERYDALMNNPAEIERQLLIGAEKARALSKPFMVELRHAVGLRNLAAGKDKAGAKAAKVAKPSFKQYREKADGLFYFKLLDARGETLLQSRGFASPQEAGRTIAALQEQRGAALTALAGQLEPIDTEGTRAVTEALEALAEATPNNQGS, encoded by the coding sequence ATGTCCCCGTCTTCCAAAGCTCCCCTGCGCGTCCTGACCGGCATCACCCCGTCGGGCACGCCCCACCTCGGCAACTACGTCGGCTCGATCCGCCATTCGGTGCGGCAAAGCGTCGCGCCCGGTGTGCAGAGCTTCTTCTTCCTGGCCGACTACCACGCGCTCATCAAGGTGCAGGAGCCGGCAAAGATCCAGCGCTCCACCCTCGAGATCGCCGCCAGCTGGCTGGCCTGCGGCCTCGACCCGGAGCACGTCACCTTCTACCGCCAGTCCGACATTCCCGAGATTCCCGAGCTCACCTGGTTCCTCACCTGCGTCACCGGCAAGGGCGTGCTCAACCGCGCGCATGCCTACAAGGCGCAGATCGACAAGAACACCGCCAAGGGTGAAGACCCCGACGCCGACGTGACGGCCGGCCTATTCATGTACCCGGTGCTCATGGGCGCGGACATCCTGATGTTCAACGCCCACAAGGTGCCGGTGGGCCGCGACCAGGTGCAGCACATCGAGATGGCGCGCGACATGGCGCAGCGCTTCAATCACCTGTACGGCGAGCATTTCACGCTGCCCGACGCCGAGATCGACGATGCCGTCGCCACCTTGCCCGGCCTGGACGGCCGCAAGATGAGCAAGAGCTACAACAACACGATCCCGCTGTTCGCGCCGCGCGCGTACCTGCGCAAGCAGATCACCAGCATCGTGACCGACTCGCGCGCGCCCGGCGAGCCCAAGGACACCGAAGGCTCCGCGCTGTTCCAGATCTACCAGGCCTTTGCCGACGCCGACGAGACCGAGATGCTCCGCAAGGCCTATGCCGACGGCATCGGCTGGGGCGATGCGAAGCAGCTGCTGTTCGAGCGCATCGACCTCGAAGTGGCGCCGCTGCGCGAGCGCTACGACGCGCTCATGAACAACCCGGCCGAGATCGAGCGCCAGCTGCTCATCGGTGCCGAGAAGGCCCGCGCGCTGTCGAAGCCCTTCATGGTGGAGCTGCGCCATGCGGTCGGCCTGCGCAATCTCGCGGCCGGCAAGGACAAGGCCGGCGCCAAGGCGGCCAAGGTCGCGAAGCCCAGCTTCAAGCAATACCGCGAGAAGGCCGACGGCCTCTTCTATTTCAAGCTGCTCGATGCGCGCGGCGAAACCCTGCTCCAGAGCCGTGGATTCGCGTCGCCGCAGGAAGCCGGCCGTACCATCGCGGCCTTGCAGGAGCAGCGCGGCGCGGCATTGACCGCGCTGGCCGGGCAGCTTGAACCCATCGACACGGAAGGAACACGCGCCGTCACCGAGGCGCTGGAGGCACTGGCCGAGGCAACGCCCAACAACCAGGGAAGTTGA
- a CDS encoding site-2 protease family protein, whose product MDISNLIQTVLIYALPVIFAITVHEAAHGYVARYFGDNTAEVMGRVTLNPMKHIDPIGTILMPLMLYFATSGAFLFGYAKPVPVNFGRLRHPKRDMVWVALAGPASNFIQAILWALVLIALVAAGIDETFFIKMAQGGVLVNLVMWAFNLFPLPPLDGGRVLAGLLPNGPAQNFLARIEPYGFFIVMALVLAGVVSNYWLRPLMDVGYYVINLAITPLKALLF is encoded by the coding sequence GTGGATATTTCCAACCTGATACAGACCGTACTGATATACGCACTGCCGGTGATCTTCGCGATCACCGTGCATGAGGCGGCCCATGGCTATGTCGCGCGCTATTTCGGCGACAACACCGCCGAGGTCATGGGGCGCGTCACGCTCAACCCGATGAAGCACATCGACCCCATCGGGACCATCCTGATGCCGCTGATGCTCTACTTCGCGACCTCCGGCGCCTTTCTTTTCGGCTATGCCAAGCCGGTGCCGGTCAACTTCGGGCGGCTGCGCCATCCGAAGCGCGACATGGTGTGGGTGGCGCTGGCGGGGCCGGCTTCGAACTTCATCCAGGCCATTCTCTGGGCGCTGGTGCTGATAGCGCTGGTCGCGGCGGGCATCGATGAAACCTTTTTCATCAAGATGGCGCAGGGCGGCGTGCTGGTCAACCTGGTCATGTGGGCCTTCAACCTGTTCCCGCTGCCGCCGCTCGACGGCGGGCGCGTGCTGGCAGGCCTGCTGCCGAACGGACCCGCGCAGAATTTCCTGGCCCGCATCGAGCCCTACGGCTTCTTCATCGTGATGGCGCTGGTGCTCGCCGGTGTCGTCAGCAACTACTGGCTGCGTCCGTTGATGGACGTCGGCTACTACGTCATCAACCTGGCCATCACCCCGCTCAAGGCATTGCTGTTCTAA
- a CDS encoding L-threonylcarbamoyladenylate synthase yields the protein MAQYFEVHPDNPQQRLLKQAVALLERGEIVAVPTDSSYALACHLDDKDAVDQLRRIRQVDDKHHLTLLCRDLSELANYARVDNKQYRLLKAATPGPYTFLLEATKEVPRRVSHPQRKTIGLRVPDHKVLLELLSLHGAPLLATTLIAPGETEALNDAQTIRERFEKQIGAVIDAGACPSQPTTVVDLTPMGTGDDPVVVRQGRGALAVLGL from the coding sequence ATGGCCCAGTACTTCGAAGTCCACCCCGACAACCCTCAGCAGCGCCTGCTCAAGCAGGCCGTCGCGCTGCTCGAGCGCGGCGAGATCGTGGCCGTGCCCACCGACTCCAGCTACGCCCTGGCCTGCCACCTGGACGACAAGGACGCGGTCGACCAGCTTCGCCGCATCCGGCAGGTCGACGACAAGCACCACCTCACGCTGCTGTGCCGCGACCTGAGCGAGCTGGCCAACTACGCACGTGTCGACAACAAGCAATACCGCCTGCTGAAGGCCGCCACGCCCGGCCCCTACACCTTCCTGCTAGAAGCCACCAAGGAAGTGCCGCGCCGCGTGAGCCATCCGCAGCGCAAGACCATCGGCCTGCGCGTGCCCGACCACAAGGTGCTGCTGGAGCTGCTGTCGCTGCACGGCGCGCCGCTGCTGGCCACCACGCTCATCGCGCCCGGCGAGACCGAGGCACTGAACGACGCGCAAACCATCCGCGAGCGCTTCGAGAAGCAGATCGGCGCCGTCATCGACGCCGGGGCCTGCCCCTCGCAGCCCACCACGGTGGTCGACCTCACGCCCATGGGCACTGGCGACGACCCCGTCGTGGTGCGCCAGGGGCGCGGGGCATTGGCCGTGCTGGGGCTCTGA
- a CDS encoding DMT family transporter, which yields MSQSPGPGIDNAATVALASARSAAQTARRVEAERILAGIGLVLLAVACFATLDTATKFSTLGVPILMGVWFRYAFQAVATTIVLLPLHGTALLRTRHPRYQALRGALLLSSSVFAFLSLRYMPLAEFTSIVLIAPLVITLLAATTLKEHVSPLRWTLVAGGFAGTLVILRPGGGTFSWAIFLPLGLVLTNAWFQVLTSKLAQTENPLTMHFYTGWVGTLIASLVVPFAWTALPSWEWWALLCLMGFMGTVGHFMLILAYQRAPASTLTPYLYAQIAFAMLGGWLVFSHVPDRFSLIGMAMIAVCGAAGAWLTVRERRVPIEPAES from the coding sequence GTGAGCCAGAGCCCCGGGCCCGGCATCGACAACGCGGCAACCGTTGCGCTGGCCAGTGCACGTTCGGCGGCGCAAACGGCCCGCAGGGTCGAGGCGGAACGCATCCTCGCGGGCATCGGCCTCGTGCTGCTGGCGGTGGCCTGCTTTGCCACGCTCGACACCGCCACCAAGTTCTCCACCCTCGGCGTGCCGATTCTCATGGGCGTGTGGTTCCGCTATGCGTTCCAGGCCGTGGCGACCACGATCGTGCTGCTGCCGCTGCACGGCACCGCGCTGCTGCGCACGCGGCATCCACGCTACCAGGCGCTGCGCGGTGCGTTGCTGCTGTCGTCGAGCGTCTTCGCGTTCCTGAGCCTGCGCTACATGCCGCTGGCGGAGTTCACGTCGATCGTGCTGATCGCGCCGCTGGTCATCACGCTGCTGGCCGCCACCACGCTCAAGGAGCATGTGTCGCCCTTGCGCTGGACGCTGGTGGCGGGCGGCTTCGCCGGCACGCTGGTGATCCTTCGCCCGGGCGGCGGCACTTTCAGCTGGGCCATCTTCCTGCCGCTGGGGCTGGTGCTGACCAACGCCTGGTTCCAGGTGCTCACCAGCAAGCTCGCGCAGACCGAGAACCCGCTGACCATGCACTTCTACACCGGCTGGGTCGGCACGCTGATCGCCTCGCTGGTGGTGCCCTTCGCATGGACCGCGCTGCCGTCGTGGGAATGGTGGGCGCTGCTTTGCCTCATGGGGTTCATGGGCACGGTGGGGCACTTCATGCTGATCCTGGCCTACCAGCGCGCGCCGGCCTCCACGCTCACGCCCTACCTCTATGCGCAGATCGCCTTTGCAATGCTCGGCGGCTGGCTTGTCTTTTCCCATGTGCCCGACCGCTTCTCGCTCATCGGCATGGCGATGATCGCCGTGTGCGGCGCGGCCGGCGCATGGCTCACCGTGCGCGAGCGGCGCGTGCCGATCGAACCCGCGGAATCCTGA